ACCACCGTCGGCACGTCGCGCACCACCGGTGTGATCAGGGCGATAAAGGTCGCGGCAATCGAAAACTCCAGCCCCAACTGGTCCAGGCCGGGAATGCTCTTGCCCAGCACAATGCCGGCCAGCGTGAACAGGTTCCAAATGATGTAGAACGTCAGGCCGACGCCCAGGGCATACCAGCGATTGAAGGTCTGGCGGTCATAGTGGTTGACCAGGGCAAAGAACTCGTCGGTCAACAGGAACCCCAGGCTCATGCGCCAGCGGACGTTGAGCGAGGACAGCGTGGGGCGCATGTGCATGCCGTAGAGCAGATGTTGGGAGGTCAGCAGCAAGGTGGTCAGCACAATAGAGATCAGGCTGGCGCCACTTTTGACCATGCCGATCGCCACCAACTGAGCCGCGCCGGCGAACACGATGGCGGACAACCCTTGGGCTTGCAGCGGGGTGAATTGTGCATCAATGGCCATCGAGCCCGCGAGCAACCCCCAAGGGGCACAAGCCAGGGACAATGGAATGACAGCGATTGCGCCACGCGCGAATGCGCTGTGAGGTAGGGCAGTAGGCATGAACTGGGCTCATCGACAAACAGTCGACAAGCATGCCAGCGCACCAAGGCGCTTGTCTTGAACGATCTTGCTCAGGCGAGTTTTACCGAAACCAGTTCCACCGAGTCGCGCGCTTCGCGCAATTCATAGGCGTCCTGATTCAGCCGGTGAATGGTGTTGAGCAGGCGCTGGCGCAGCACCTCATCGCCGAGTTTTTCGACGGCACGCATCAGGTCGAACGCCGCGGTTTCGTTATTATCCGCGACGGAATCCAGGGTCTTGCGCAGGTTGCGGGTGGCTCGGGTCACGCGAAATTTTCCTTCATCAGCAATGGGCAGGCACTTTAGGACATTCATGTTTCAGTTTAATTTCAACCACTTGTGGTTGATCATCGGGTCGTTGATCCAGGTCAACCGAAATCAGGATTTGCCTTACAGGTAGGCCGCATACCTGTAGGCCCCCTGCTCTGCTTCCACACTGTTCAAATAGCTGGCCGATACCCCTGGAGCGCGGCAGCTGCTTTTGATTCTGCGCAACGGCGAACTTTACGTGTACGAACTGATCCATGCCTTGGATCACAGCCAGCCAGGGTTGCAAAACGACGCACTGCGTCGGCATGCAATGGGCGACAGACCACAACGGGCCAGCCCCTGCTGCTGTGCCATCGGAGCGTTAATTCATGCTTGTCGCAATTGCAATTTTCATCCTCACCATCGTGCTGGTCATCTGGCAGCCCAAAGGCCTGGGCGTTGGCTGGAGCGCCAGCCTGGGTGCGATCCTGGCCCTGGCGTGCGGAGTGATCAGCCTGGCGGATATTCCGGTGGTGTGGCACATCATCTGGAACGCCACCGGCACCTTTGTCGCGCTGATCATCATCAGCCTGTTGCTTGATGAAGCCGGATTCTTTGCCTGGACTGCGCTGCATGTGGCGCGCTGGGGGCGTGGCCGCGGCCGTCGACTGTTTGCCTATATGGTGCTGTTGGGCGCGCTGGTGTCCGCACTGTTCGCCAATGACGGCGCGGCGCTGATCCTCACCCCGATTGTGATGTCGATGCTGCTGGCCCTGCGCTTTTCCCCGGCGGCGACGCTGGCATTCGTCATGGGCGCCGGCTTCATTGCCGACACAGCGAGCCTGCCCTTGGTGGTGTCGAACCTGGTCAACATCGTCTCGGCGGATTACTTCAAGATTGGCTTCAACGAATACGCCGCCGTCATGGTGCCGGTGAATCTGATCAGCGTGGCCGCGACCCTGGCGGTACTGATGTGGTTTTTCCGTCGCGACATCCCGCACACCTACGACCCGGCCGAACTGGAAGAGCCCGCCAGTGCCATCCACGACCGTGCGACCTTTCGCGCCGGCTGGTGGGTGCTGGGTATATTGCTGGTGGGCTGCTTCGCGCTGGAACCGCTGGGCATTCCCATCAGTGCGATTTCGGCGGTATGCGCCGTGCTGCTCCTGGTGATCGCCGCCAAGGGGCACCAGATTTCCACGCGCAAAGTTCTCAAGGACGCGCCGTGGCAGATCGTGATCTTTTCCCTGGGTATGTACCTGGTGGTGTACGGCTTGCGTAACGCCGGCCTGACTGACTACCTGGCCAC
This region of Pseudomonas sp. MUP55 genomic DNA includes:
- a CDS encoding AzlC family ABC transporter permease, which codes for MPTALPHSAFARGAIAVIPLSLACAPWGLLAGSMAIDAQFTPLQAQGLSAIVFAGAAQLVAIGMVKSGASLISIVLTTLLLTSQHLLYGMHMRPTLSSLNVRWRMSLGFLLTDEFFALVNHYDRQTFNRWYALGVGLTFYIIWNLFTLAGIVLGKSIPGLDQLGLEFSIAATFIALITPVVRDVPTVVCVAVALLCSVWLSYLQWESAVVVSGVLGMSAGFACKRLGVGQR
- a CDS encoding arsenic transporter; protein product: MLVAIAIFILTIVLVIWQPKGLGVGWSASLGAILALACGVISLADIPVVWHIIWNATGTFVALIIISLLLDEAGFFAWTALHVARWGRGRGRRLFAYMVLLGALVSALFANDGAALILTPIVMSMLLALRFSPAATLAFVMGAGFIADTASLPLVVSNLVNIVSADYFKIGFNEYAAVMVPVNLISVAATLAVLMWFFRRDIPHTYDPAELEEPASAIHDRATFRAGWWVLGILLVGCFALEPLGIPISAISAVCAVLLLVIAAKGHQISTRKVLKDAPWQIVIFSLGMYLVVYGLRNAGLTDYLATWLDTFAGFGVWGAAMGTGVLTALLSSAMNNLPTVLIGALSIESSHAVGVVKDAMIYANVIGSDLGPKITPIGSLATLLWLHILARKGITITWGYYFKVGIVLTVPVLLITLAALALRLSV